In the Haloferula helveola genome, one interval contains:
- a CDS encoding TPM domain-containing protein gives MVVLALAPFATAAELPPSPEGHILDEARIFASEPERLAALSQRLTEFSDRTGFRLEVACHGSLIGTTPFGQAIRLRDEWLGEEPGMVVVMEMDGGKWELGWQEVRTVLTESGDEVPVLGPAAVSPQDRIAIRNRLAELPPMRAGSMQDAETFIEVLLDELDLALSEEPDAGPRRGHVLILGLGLLAGMLLVAMLVYAAVRRADRIAGDRFVFPDVKVEPRLGAPLGGGKVNSRSFGPSAS, from the coding sequence ATGGTGGTTCTCGCGCTCGCGCCGTTTGCGACGGCAGCGGAACTTCCTCCATCCCCCGAAGGGCACATCCTTGATGAGGCCCGGATCTTTGCCTCAGAGCCGGAGCGTCTCGCGGCCCTGTCGCAGCGCCTCACCGAATTCTCCGACCGCACCGGCTTCCGGCTCGAGGTCGCGTGTCATGGCAGCCTGATCGGAACCACCCCGTTCGGGCAGGCGATCCGGTTGCGCGACGAGTGGCTCGGCGAGGAACCGGGCATGGTGGTGGTGATGGAAATGGACGGTGGCAAATGGGAACTCGGATGGCAGGAAGTCCGGACGGTGCTGACCGAAAGCGGTGACGAGGTTCCGGTGCTCGGGCCGGCGGCGGTTTCACCCCAGGACCGGATTGCGATCCGCAACCGGCTTGCCGAACTGCCGCCGATGCGTGCGGGATCGATGCAGGACGCGGAGACCTTTATCGAAGTGCTGCTCGACGAACTGGATCTTGCGTTGTCGGAGGAGCCCGACGCGGGACCCCGGCGCGGACACGTGCTCATTCTGGGGCTTGGCCTGCTGGCCGGCATGCTGCTGGTGGCGATGCTGGTCTATGCGGCTGTCCGGCGTGCGGACCGAATTGCGGGCGACCGCTTCGTTTTCCCGGATGTGAAAGTCGAACCTCGCCTCGGAGCGCCGCTCGGCGGCGGCAAGGTCAATTCGCGGAGCTTCGGGCCTTCGGCTTCATGA
- a CDS encoding M23 family metallopeptidase, whose translation MLSQTLTWLRRLIMVGFACLCVGPAVAGKTVRVAIADGFDFPVGKPNAEGYYKARGLRLRSPTHFGEDWNGRGGGNTDLRDPVYATANGVVVWAYDVRSGWGNVVIIRHAYRDPKTGQVRYCDSLYGHLNDMYAKVGQQVKRGDKIGTIGTNRGMYAAHLHFEIRHNIYIGMHRNSVAANYTNWADPTDFINKYRRLNREWGKQAVPIGTCPEYKGFHGL comes from the coding sequence ATGCTCTCTCAAACCCTCACGTGGCTTCGCCGGCTGATCATGGTCGGTTTCGCATGCCTGTGCGTGGGGCCGGCGGTGGCCGGGAAGACCGTGCGGGTTGCAATCGCCGACGGATTCGATTTTCCCGTCGGGAAGCCGAACGCCGAGGGCTACTACAAGGCCCGCGGCCTCCGCCTGCGCTCCCCGACTCACTTCGGCGAGGACTGGAACGGACGCGGGGGCGGCAACACCGACCTGCGGGATCCGGTGTATGCGACGGCCAATGGCGTGGTGGTCTGGGCGTATGATGTCAGGAGCGGCTGGGGCAACGTGGTGATCATCCGACATGCCTATCGCGATCCGAAGACCGGTCAGGTCCGCTACTGCGATTCGCTCTACGGGCACCTCAACGACATGTATGCCAAGGTCGGCCAGCAGGTGAAGCGGGGCGACAAGATCGGCACCATCGGGACCAACCGCGGGATGTATGCGGCCCACCTGCACTTCGAAATCCGCCACAACATCTACATCGGTATGCACCGGAACAGCGTGGCCGCCAACTACACCAACTGGGCCGACCCGACCGACTTCATCAACAAGTACCGGCGGCTTAACCGGGAGTGGGGCAAGCAGGCGGTTCCGATCGGCACCTGTCCGGAATACAAGGGGTTCCACGGACTCTGA
- a CDS encoding PEP-CTERM sorting domain-containing protein: MNARSAALAAVVCAAPMAQAVVITSSATNVASTTVGASTDTTPPTTQNFGNGNGRSVNAVATALNLNDATPVSFTYSEPGSPSPFATASIASPSGGGTPTPNVTSSFTYTILFEVETGQAANVIFDFSYDLVEDGLNGQITWNVVGPGGLVGALSGSVGSNASDTENLVNQSIPTQAFQLTNAGSYTFTLTGTTNGDNQSVNPNTSVTVNADSLNFTAASVSTVPEPGTAILGIAGIALLFGVRRRR, translated from the coding sequence ATGAACGCCCGTTCTGCCGCCCTTGCGGCTGTCGTCTGCGCTGCGCCCATGGCGCAGGCCGTCGTGATTACATCCAGTGCCACCAATGTGGCTTCAACGACCGTCGGTGCGTCAACCGACACCACTCCACCAACCACGCAGAACTTCGGAAACGGCAACGGCCGCTCGGTGAACGCCGTGGCGACCGCCCTGAACCTGAACGATGCCACTCCGGTCAGTTTCACCTATTCCGAGCCGGGCTCGCCCAGCCCGTTCGCGACAGCATCGATCGCTTCGCCCAGCGGTGGTGGAACCCCGACGCCGAACGTGACCTCGTCTTTCACCTACACGATCCTCTTCGAAGTTGAGACGGGCCAGGCGGCCAACGTGATCTTCGATTTCAGCTACGACCTCGTCGAAGACGGGCTGAACGGCCAGATCACCTGGAACGTCGTCGGTCCCGGAGGACTGGTCGGGGCGCTTTCCGGTTCGGTGGGAAGCAACGCCTCGGACACCGAGAATCTGGTGAACCAGTCCATCCCGACCCAAGCCTTCCAGCTTACGAACGCGGGATCCTACACCTTTACCCTCACCGGTACCACGAATGGCGACAACCAGAGTGTGAATCCCAACACGTCAGTTACGGTCAATGCCGACAGCCTGAACTTCACGGCAGCCAGTGTCTCCACGGTGCCCGAGCC
- a CDS encoding thermonuclease family protein: MAIRAKGQGWQFATLLVVALLLWGIERWKPGLLRDFWKESPGDSSARVGNFEQIDGCRWIGHDRNDGDSFKVRLPDGRIEELRLYFVDAPESEFRTYGGGRTNRERIAEQASDLGVTAEEAVEIGRLAKAEVEEWLSQDPFTVFTEWDDPFGDRRFHAFVVCPDGEWLHERLVREGLVRIHTKGASVPGQRSEREQESRLGRLQEIARQSRKGVWAMSSLAR; the protein is encoded by the coding sequence ATGGCCATCCGAGCGAAGGGTCAGGGGTGGCAGTTTGCCACACTGCTGGTGGTCGCGTTGCTGCTCTGGGGCATCGAACGATGGAAGCCGGGTCTGTTGCGGGATTTCTGGAAAGAGTCACCCGGCGACAGCTCGGCACGGGTGGGCAACTTCGAGCAGATCGACGGATGCAGGTGGATCGGGCACGATCGGAATGATGGCGACAGCTTCAAGGTGAGGCTGCCGGATGGCCGGATTGAAGAACTCCGGCTCTACTTCGTCGATGCTCCGGAATCGGAGTTCCGGACCTATGGCGGCGGTCGGACGAACCGGGAACGGATCGCCGAGCAGGCGTCGGACCTGGGAGTCACCGCGGAAGAGGCGGTGGAGATCGGGCGACTGGCGAAGGCGGAAGTCGAGGAATGGTTGTCGCAGGATCCCTTCACGGTCTTCACCGAGTGGGACGACCCGTTCGGTGATCGCAGGTTTCATGCTTTTGTCGTTTGTCCCGATGGCGAGTGGCTGCACGAACGTCTGGTGAGGGAAGGGCTGGTGCGTATCCATACGAAAGGCGCTTCGGTTCCGGGACAACGTTCGGAAAGGGAGCAGGAGTCACGTTTGGGGCGCTTACAGGAAATCGCGCGACAATCCCGGAAAGGCGTGTGGGCCATGTCTTCTCTGGCGCGCTGA
- the ileS gene encoding isoleucine--tRNA ligase translates to MSNAYKDTILLPQTDFPMRGDLVKREPERLARWESEGLYGRIINRRKEAGAPRFVLHDGPPFANGDVHMGTALNKVLKDLVVKSKTMAGYEAPFVPGWDCHGLPIEFKVVKQAQGLEPAEIRRRCTEFAEKFIDIQRASFKRLGVFGDWENPYLTMAPGYEAEIVRVFAKLVESEVVYQSKKPVQWSYGAHTALAEAEVEYQDKVSPSIYVKFALTPSAAAKLGIGNASIAIWTTTPWTLPANLGVAVHPDFTYVVGQFDGNGRKEILIVVKELVEALTEKTGMRLVNTLKELKGRELENLTANHPFLERESKIILGQFVTTETGTGAVHIAPGHGADDYVAGQQYGLGVLSPVDDDGLFTEEAGLPDLVGKHVFKSNEWIIELLEKKGVLLAREDYEHSYPHCWRSKTPIIFRAVEQFFISIEDLRRTALTEIDKTEWLPAWGRNRIYGTVEARPDWCISRQRTWGVPLPVFFEDGKAVLCADTARKVADLVEKEGTNVWFELSDEELCERLGLKAGLKKCRDTLDVWIDSGCSHVAVLEKHPELSAPADLYLEATDQHRGWFQSSLMMSVAYRGSAPYKTVLTHGFVVDKDKKKLSKSEAEKAGKPIDAAHFYNKYGSDIVRLWVSSVDWQTEVPFGEDLFKQVAEPYRRLRNTLRILLGNLDGFDPDMDRVAASHMPLLDQWILERLHSVVAECRKAYDRYEFRKVFNELNQFCATDLSAVYIDATKDRMYCDARNSVRRRASQTAMYDIFSSLTRLLAPILAFTADEAWEYAPFTDGSVHEQDFPEPDGSFASGDATKKVNRLLEIRRDVQQVIEERVQAKAFKKNNEAAVTLVVKEGEPVYDLLNDSDFAKEFFIVAEFDVSAGSEFSVKIAKSEHGMCPRCRRYEPIKEDVCERCSGVVARA, encoded by the coding sequence ATGAGCAACGCCTACAAAGACACGATCCTGCTGCCGCAGACGGATTTCCCCATGCGGGGTGATCTCGTCAAGCGCGAGCCGGAACGACTCGCCCGATGGGAGTCCGAAGGTCTTTACGGGCGAATTATCAACCGCCGGAAGGAAGCGGGAGCCCCGAGGTTCGTGCTGCATGACGGACCGCCGTTCGCCAATGGCGACGTGCACATGGGCACCGCGCTCAACAAGGTTCTCAAGGACCTGGTGGTGAAGTCGAAAACGATGGCCGGCTACGAGGCGCCGTTTGTCCCCGGCTGGGACTGTCACGGCCTGCCGATCGAGTTCAAGGTGGTCAAGCAGGCCCAGGGGCTCGAGCCCGCCGAGATCCGTCGGCGCTGCACCGAGTTTGCGGAGAAGTTCATCGATATCCAGCGCGCCTCATTCAAGCGCCTCGGGGTCTTCGGTGACTGGGAGAATCCCTACCTGACGATGGCGCCCGGCTATGAGGCCGAGATCGTGCGCGTGTTCGCCAAGCTCGTCGAAAGCGAGGTCGTCTACCAGTCGAAGAAGCCGGTCCAATGGAGCTACGGCGCCCACACCGCCTTGGCCGAGGCCGAGGTCGAGTATCAGGACAAGGTCAGCCCGTCGATCTACGTGAAGTTCGCGCTCACTCCGAGCGCCGCCGCCAAGCTCGGGATCGGCAACGCGTCGATCGCGATCTGGACGACCACCCCGTGGACGCTGCCGGCGAACCTCGGCGTGGCCGTGCATCCGGACTTCACCTATGTCGTGGGCCAGTTCGACGGCAACGGCCGCAAGGAGATCCTGATCGTGGTCAAGGAACTCGTCGAGGCCCTGACCGAGAAGACCGGCATGCGGCTGGTCAACACGCTCAAGGAACTGAAGGGCCGCGAGCTCGAGAACCTGACGGCCAACCACCCGTTCCTCGAGCGCGAGTCGAAGATCATCCTCGGCCAGTTCGTGACGACCGAAACCGGCACCGGCGCGGTACACATCGCTCCGGGGCACGGCGCGGACGACTACGTCGCCGGGCAGCAGTACGGACTGGGCGTGCTTTCGCCGGTCGATGACGACGGACTCTTCACCGAGGAAGCCGGCTTGCCCGATCTCGTCGGCAAGCATGTCTTCAAGAGCAACGAGTGGATCATCGAGTTGCTCGAGAAAAAGGGCGTGCTGCTGGCGCGCGAGGACTACGAGCACAGCTACCCGCATTGCTGGCGCTCGAAGACCCCGATCATCTTCCGCGCGGTCGAGCAGTTCTTCATTTCGATCGAAGACCTGCGACGCACCGCGCTTACGGAAATCGACAAGACCGAATGGCTCCCCGCGTGGGGCCGCAACCGGATCTACGGAACGGTCGAGGCCCGGCCCGACTGGTGCATCTCGCGCCAGCGGACGTGGGGCGTGCCATTGCCCGTGTTCTTCGAGGACGGGAAGGCGGTGCTGTGCGCCGACACCGCCCGCAAGGTGGCCGATCTGGTCGAGAAGGAAGGCACCAATGTCTGGTTCGAACTTTCGGATGAGGAGTTGTGCGAGCGCCTCGGTCTGAAAGCCGGACTCAAGAAGTGCCGCGACACGCTCGACGTCTGGATCGACTCCGGATGCTCGCATGTGGCGGTGCTGGAAAAGCACCCGGAGCTGAGCGCCCCGGCGGATCTTTATCTCGAGGCGACCGACCAGCACCGCGGCTGGTTCCAGAGCTCCCTGATGATGAGCGTGGCCTATCGTGGCAGCGCTCCTTACAAGACAGTGCTCACGCACGGCTTCGTCGTCGACAAGGACAAGAAGAAGCTTTCCAAGAGCGAGGCGGAGAAGGCGGGCAAGCCGATCGACGCGGCGCACTTCTACAACAAGTACGGTTCGGACATCGTGCGCCTGTGGGTCAGCTCGGTGGACTGGCAGACCGAGGTGCCGTTCGGTGAGGACCTGTTCAAGCAGGTCGCCGAACCTTACCGCCGCCTGCGCAACACGCTGCGGATCCTGCTCGGCAACCTCGACGGCTTCGATCCCGATATGGACCGGGTGGCTGCGAGCCACATGCCGCTGCTCGACCAGTGGATCCTCGAGAGGCTCCACTCGGTGGTCGCGGAATGCCGCAAAGCGTACGATCGCTACGAGTTCCGCAAGGTCTTCAACGAGCTGAACCAGTTCTGCGCCACCGACCTGTCCGCCGTTTACATCGACGCGACCAAGGACCGGATGTACTGCGATGCTCGTAATTCGGTGCGGCGTCGTGCGAGCCAGACGGCGATGTACGACATCTTCAGCTCGCTGACGCGTCTGCTGGCGCCGATCCTCGCGTTCACCGCCGACGAGGCGTGGGAGTACGCGCCGTTCACCGACGGCAGCGTGCACGAGCAGGACTTCCCCGAGCCCGATGGCAGCTTCGCCTCCGGTGATGCGACGAAGAAGGTCAACCGCCTGCTCGAAATCCGCCGCGACGTTCAGCAGGTGATCGAGGAGCGGGTTCAGGCCAAGGCTTTCAAGAAGAACAACGAGGCGGCGGTCACCCTGGTCGTGAAGGAGGGCGAGCCGGTTTACGATCTGCTCAACGACTCCGACTTCGCCAAGGAGTTCTTCATCGTGGCCGAGTTCGATGTTTCGGCCGGATCGGAGTTCTCGGTGAAGATCGCGAAGTCCGAGCACGGGATGTGCCCGCGCTGCCGCCGCTACGAGCCGATCAAGGAGGATGTCTGCGAACGTTGCTCCGGGGTAGTTGCGAGGGCTTGA
- a CDS encoding undecaprenyl-diphosphate phosphatase, which translates to MNWIPVSILSLLDSLSLLATGTPGAGAGESEMNPLQALILGIVEGLTEYLPVSSTGHLIVAQRFMGIGLEGQEKQAADCFAICIQAGAILAVLGLYWPRVRQMILGLLGRDSEGLKLIVSLIAGFLPAAVIGLWLNDAIEERLFGLKPVVGAWLVGGVAILFVSRWMKRGGGSEGVDLAEITWKMALVVGFAQCVAMWPGTSRSLMTILGGVLVGLRLAAAVEFSFLLGLITLSAATAKKAVWKIDGLGERYDAWGGGALLMWDSYGFVPLLVGVIAATVSAALAVKWMVGYLNRRGLAVFGWYRIAIGIAVGALILVDFHGFGTA; encoded by the coding sequence ATGAACTGGATCCCGGTAAGTATTCTTAGCCTTCTCGACTCCCTGTCTCTTCTCGCCACCGGAACACCCGGTGCCGGAGCGGGCGAGTCCGAGATGAACCCCCTCCAAGCGCTCATCCTCGGAATCGTCGAAGGCCTGACCGAGTACCTTCCGGTCAGTTCAACCGGGCACCTGATCGTGGCGCAGAGGTTCATGGGCATCGGACTCGAAGGTCAGGAAAAGCAGGCAGCGGACTGCTTCGCGATCTGCATCCAGGCCGGTGCCATCCTCGCAGTGCTCGGACTCTACTGGCCGCGGGTTCGACAGATGATTCTCGGATTGCTCGGAAGAGATTCGGAAGGGCTGAAGCTGATCGTCTCGCTGATCGCGGGATTCCTCCCCGCGGCAGTGATCGGCCTGTGGCTCAATGACGCCATCGAAGAACGGCTTTTCGGCCTGAAGCCGGTGGTGGGCGCGTGGCTCGTCGGAGGAGTCGCGATTCTTTTCGTATCGCGCTGGATGAAGCGCGGAGGCGGCTCCGAGGGCGTCGATCTGGCGGAGATTACGTGGAAAATGGCGCTGGTGGTCGGCTTCGCGCAGTGCGTGGCGATGTGGCCTGGCACGAGCCGCAGCCTGATGACGATCCTCGGCGGCGTGTTGGTCGGCCTGCGCTTGGCCGCCGCCGTGGAGTTTTCCTTCCTGCTCGGGCTAATCACGCTGAGCGCGGCGACCGCGAAGAAAGCGGTTTGGAAGATCGATGGACTGGGCGAGCGCTACGACGCGTGGGGCGGTGGAGCGCTTCTGATGTGGGACAGCTACGGTTTCGTGCCCCTGCTGGTCGGGGTCATTGCGGCCACCGTTTCCGCCGCCTTGGCGGTAAAGTGGATGGTCGGCTACCTCAACCGCCGCGGATTGGCCGTCTTCGGTTGGTACCGGATTGCGATCGGCATTGCCGTCGGCGCGCTGATTCTTGTTGATTTCCACGGCTTCGGAACGGCCTGA
- a CDS encoding DUF2062 domain-containing protein yields the protein MRHRRLRNWQWWQAIRARLLDRRLWQPCRDTVAGGISVGLFFAMMPMPMQTLASAAIATRARVNIPFAVASCFVSNPLTEPFIRVAQYRMGGWLRENLGVTIPRIGNLPQGVADFIIGFLLMGIFLAFVAYPLVHLFSALLPNHLPIRPAVMKPKARSSAN from the coding sequence ATGCGGCACCGGCGGCTGCGCAACTGGCAATGGTGGCAGGCCATCCGCGCCCGGCTGCTCGACCGGCGGCTCTGGCAACCCTGCCGCGACACTGTCGCCGGAGGGATTTCGGTCGGCCTTTTCTTCGCCATGATGCCGATGCCGATGCAGACGCTCGCGTCGGCCGCCATCGCCACCCGGGCGCGCGTCAACATTCCCTTTGCGGTGGCATCCTGTTTCGTCAGCAACCCGCTGACCGAGCCCTTCATTCGCGTCGCCCAGTACCGGATGGGAGGGTGGCTAAGGGAAAACCTCGGCGTCACCATCCCGCGCATCGGCAATCTGCCGCAAGGCGTGGCCGATTTCATCATCGGCTTCCTCCTGATGGGAATCTTCCTCGCCTTCGTCGCCTATCCGCTGGTGCACCTTTTCTCGGCTTTACTGCCGAATCACCTGCCGATCCGGCCGGCGGTCATGAAGCCGAAGGCCCGAAGCTCCGCGAATTGA
- a CDS encoding DUF7133 domain-containing protein, translating into MKRSIPFLLLTAAIAGAQSFDVEPMPNPPGVDPQIGGLDVRPDGKLAAAFHRGEVMIFDPATKSWSRFAEGLHEPLGLLCEGNDSVLVMQRAELTRIKDVDGDGSADTYETVFDDFGMSGNYHEFAFGPARGPDGSLYIGLNVASNGAGIRPEIRGEWSDIGDATFEQMIQGPNFGKVRGKAGRMYARVAYRGWIIKLSPDGSKWEPFASGFRSPDGIGFDAQGRLLVDDNQGDWRGTSPLYVVEKGGFYGHPASLVWTEGWDKGDPRKLPVEELDAMRTKPAARFPQGELANSPTQPIAIPDSWGPYGGQTLIGEMNQPWLVRYLADEVGGVTQGSLTAMFNDTDLGKGNHRLAFSKDGTLWVGKTHLSWAGAEGLVKITPKDIDKAFAVTAVELEKTPKGCGFRVSFSQPIGELDGIKMNRFDYKYHQAYGSPKVDEAALTPAEIANGTDNILLELTAEQAKEGAVHCIEFSGGTSKTGSKLGPTKLYYQATKLP; encoded by the coding sequence ATGAAGCGCTCCATTCCGTTCCTCCTGCTCACCGCCGCCATCGCCGGCGCGCAGTCCTTCGACGTCGAACCGATGCCGAACCCTCCCGGCGTCGACCCGCAGATCGGTGGACTCGACGTCCGGCCCGACGGCAAGCTCGCCGCCGCCTTCCACCGCGGCGAAGTCATGATCTTCGACCCGGCGACCAAGAGCTGGTCGCGCTTCGCCGAAGGCCTGCACGAGCCGCTCGGCCTGCTGTGCGAAGGCAACGATTCGGTGTTGGTGATGCAGCGCGCCGAGCTCACCCGGATCAAGGACGTCGACGGCGACGGCTCCGCCGACACCTACGAGACCGTCTTCGATGACTTCGGGATGAGCGGCAACTATCACGAGTTCGCCTTCGGCCCGGCCAGAGGCCCCGACGGCTCACTCTACATCGGCCTCAACGTCGCCTCGAACGGCGCCGGCATCCGCCCCGAAATCCGTGGCGAGTGGTCGGACATCGGCGACGCGACCTTCGAGCAAATGATCCAAGGACCGAACTTCGGAAAGGTCCGCGGCAAGGCCGGCCGGATGTACGCACGCGTCGCCTACCGCGGCTGGATCATCAAACTCTCGCCCGACGGTTCGAAGTGGGAGCCATTTGCCAGCGGCTTCCGTTCGCCGGACGGCATTGGCTTCGATGCCCAAGGGCGCCTGCTGGTCGACGACAACCAAGGCGACTGGCGCGGAACCTCGCCGCTGTATGTGGTCGAGAAGGGCGGCTTTTACGGCCACCCCGCCTCGCTCGTCTGGACCGAGGGTTGGGACAAGGGCGACCCGCGGAAGCTCCCGGTCGAGGAACTCGACGCGATGCGGACCAAGCCGGCGGCGCGCTTTCCCCAAGGCGAACTCGCCAACTCCCCGACCCAGCCGATCGCCATTCCGGACAGCTGGGGACCGTATGGCGGCCAGACCCTGATCGGCGAAATGAACCAACCGTGGCTGGTCCGCTATCTGGCCGACGAGGTCGGCGGTGTCACCCAAGGGTCACTCACGGCGATGTTCAACGACACAGATCTCGGAAAGGGCAACCACCGCCTCGCCTTCTCCAAGGACGGCACGCTGTGGGTCGGAAAGACCCACCTGTCGTGGGCCGGTGCCGAAGGCTTGGTGAAGATCACGCCGAAGGACATCGACAAGGCTTTCGCCGTCACCGCGGTGGAGCTGGAGAAGACCCCGAAAGGCTGTGGATTCCGTGTCTCCTTCAGCCAGCCGATCGGCGAACTCGACGGAATCAAAATGAACCGCTTCGACTACAAGTATCATCAGGCCTACGGATCTCCGAAGGTCGATGAAGCGGCGCTGACTCCGGCCGAAATCGCCAACGGAACCGACAACATCCTGCTCGAACTCACGGCGGAGCAAGCCAAGGAAGGCGCGGTCCACTGCATCGAGTTCTCAGGCGGCACCTCGAAGACCGGCAGCAAGCTTGGCCCGACGAAGCTCTACTACCAAGCGACCAAGCTGCCCTAA
- a CDS encoding signal peptidase II, which yields MKSDDQQPAAGGKKVKLWPWLLGVTLPLYVLDQVTKFWVIRTFSDPPEGWNHTQDPPIEVIPGFLNWVRVHNQGVAFGMGNGTEWAPLVFPFISIAAFTLITLGLKKGFFVGKTGILAVSLLVCGIVGNLTDRLVQGSLLGYMKGAPLWERLKAGYVVDFIDVKLPLYDKIVPSSGGHWPSFNVADSCICIAAVLLFISGWRAESKKS from the coding sequence GTGAAAAGTGACGATCAGCAGCCTGCGGCAGGCGGGAAGAAGGTGAAGCTCTGGCCGTGGTTGCTGGGAGTGACCTTGCCGCTGTATGTTCTCGATCAGGTCACGAAGTTCTGGGTGATCCGGACCTTCAGCGATCCTCCCGAAGGCTGGAACCACACGCAGGACCCGCCGATCGAGGTGATTCCCGGCTTCCTCAACTGGGTCCGGGTCCACAATCAGGGAGTGGCTTTCGGCATGGGCAACGGGACCGAGTGGGCGCCCCTGGTTTTCCCGTTCATTTCGATCGCGGCCTTCACGTTGATCACTCTCGGACTGAAGAAGGGCTTCTTCGTCGGAAAGACGGGTATCCTCGCGGTGTCGCTGCTGGTCTGCGGGATCGTCGGCAATCTGACCGACCGGCTCGTTCAGGGTTCTCTGCTCGGCTACATGAAAGGCGCGCCATTGTGGGAGCGGCTGAAGGCCGGCTACGTGGTCGATTTCATCGATGTGAAGCTGCCGCTCTACGACAAGATCGTTCCGTCGAGCGGCGGGCACTGGCCGTCGTTCAATGTCGCGGACTCGTGCATCTGCATTGCTGCCGTGCTGCTTTTCATCTCCGGCTGGCGGGCGGAGTCGAAGAAGTCCTGA
- a CDS encoding metallophosphoesterase — translation MNRRSFLLTLPIAGSAVAADANAPDLSLGVIADPQYADKPTAGSRHYRASIGKLKQCVNELNRRPLNAVVTLGDFIDEQFESFEPINAIYADLKPDHLKVPGNHDFSVAAEKKGEVLGALGLERGYSSWVIGSYRIVLLDGTEVSPYRPEHADTARKWMARLRKDGRKNGQPYNGGLSETQFAWLEKELESATSAKERVILCCHYPVLPEDPHNLWNDREVVALIDDSPCVVAWFNGHNHKGNYATRNGCHYVNFKGMVETADRTAYAIVRCYPNRIEIEGFDSEPDRKLGEFRR, via the coding sequence ATGAACCGTCGTTCCTTCCTCCTCACTCTCCCCATCGCCGGCAGCGCGGTTGCGGCGGACGCGAATGCGCCCGATCTCAGCCTCGGAGTTATCGCCGATCCGCAGTATGCCGACAAACCGACCGCCGGAAGCCGCCACTACCGGGCCTCGATCGGCAAACTGAAGCAGTGCGTGAACGAGCTCAACCGCCGACCCCTCAACGCCGTCGTGACCCTCGGCGACTTCATCGACGAGCAATTCGAAAGCTTCGAGCCGATCAACGCCATCTACGCTGACCTCAAGCCGGATCACCTCAAAGTCCCCGGCAACCACGACTTCTCCGTAGCTGCCGAAAAGAAGGGCGAAGTGCTGGGGGCACTCGGTCTTGAGCGGGGCTACTCGTCGTGGGTCATCGGCAGCTACCGCATCGTCCTCCTCGATGGTACCGAGGTCAGCCCCTACCGACCCGAGCACGCCGACACCGCCCGCAAATGGATGGCGCGGCTCCGGAAGGACGGCCGCAAGAACGGCCAACCGTACAACGGCGGCCTGAGCGAAACGCAGTTCGCCTGGCTCGAAAAGGAACTCGAGTCCGCGACGTCGGCGAAGGAACGCGTGATCCTCTGCTGCCACTACCCGGTGCTCCCGGAGGACCCGCACAATCTCTGGAACGACCGCGAAGTGGTCGCGTTGATCGACGACTCCCCCTGCGTCGTGGCGTGGTTCAACGGCCACAACCACAAGGGCAACTACGCCACCCGCAACGGCTGCCACTACGTGAACTTCAAGGGCATGGTCGAAACCGCGGACCGCACCGCCTATGCCATCGTCCGCTGCTACCCGAACCGGATCGAAATCGAGGGTTTCGACAGCGAGCCGGATCGGAAACTCGGCGAATTCAGAAGGTAG